The Cupriavidus sp. EM10 genome includes a region encoding these proteins:
- a CDS encoding DUF2252 family protein encodes MTEKSSIPKTARQRLEQLAARRNMKMARSAHAYVRGSTTRFYQWLNETSVSALPQGPAIWICGDCHTGNLGPVANTEGDVEVQIRDLDQTVIGNPVHDVIRLALSLATAARGSDLPGVTTLRMIESLIYGYAAAVKPGRHSTDLFRPPKPIELTVRQATERTWRQLARERISDLRPSIPLGKRFWPTTKRETRELNALFRTEDVADLATALRHRPNAGKVKLLDAAYWVKGCSSLGRLRYAVLLDVDGGTVIGDDLCLMDIKEGATAAAPRTEGSAMPRDNAARVVEGARNLSPALGERMRAARLLERSVVVRELLPQDLKLDIERLSRHDAMDVARYLGAVVGKAHARQLDSDDRKAWHRALEVRRSRTLDAPGWLWRSVVELMATHEAGYLEHCRRYALG; translated from the coding sequence GTGACCGAGAAATCTTCGATACCCAAGACAGCCAGGCAGCGGCTTGAACAGCTTGCAGCTCGTCGAAACATGAAGATGGCGAGATCTGCCCATGCATACGTGCGAGGAAGCACGACACGCTTCTACCAATGGTTAAATGAGACGAGCGTCTCCGCTCTGCCTCAAGGTCCGGCCATTTGGATCTGTGGTGATTGTCATACCGGAAATCTCGGCCCCGTCGCCAATACGGAAGGCGACGTGGAAGTACAGATTCGGGATCTGGATCAGACGGTGATTGGAAACCCCGTCCATGATGTCATCCGGCTCGCGCTGTCGTTGGCCACCGCGGCGCGAGGCTCGGATTTACCGGGTGTGACAACGTTACGCATGATTGAGTCGTTGATTTACGGATACGCCGCCGCGGTCAAGCCCGGACGGCACTCCACCGATTTGTTTCGACCACCGAAGCCCATAGAGCTTACGGTCAGGCAGGCGACCGAACGAACGTGGCGGCAACTGGCCCGGGAACGCATCTCCGACCTGCGCCCCAGCATACCGTTGGGCAAACGGTTCTGGCCGACAACCAAGCGCGAAACCAGAGAACTGAACGCGTTGTTTCGTACCGAAGACGTTGCGGATCTCGCGACGGCCCTTCGCCATCGTCCGAACGCTGGTAAGGTAAAGCTGCTTGACGCCGCCTATTGGGTAAAGGGTTGCAGTTCCTTGGGAAGGCTGCGGTATGCAGTGTTGCTCGACGTAGATGGTGGCACAGTAATAGGTGACGATCTGTGTCTGATGGACATTAAGGAGGGCGCGACCGCCGCCGCGCCGCGGACCGAAGGGTCGGCCATGCCACGCGACAATGCTGCCAGAGTGGTAGAAGGCGCTCGTAACTTGTCACCGGCACTAGGCGAACGGATGCGCGCCGCCAGGCTGCTTGAGCGCTCTGTCGTGGTGCGTGAGCTGCTGCCTCAGGACCTCAAGCTGGATATCGAGCGTCTGAGCAGGCATGACGCAATGGATGTTGCGAGGTATCTCGGGGCAGTAGTAGGGAAGGCGCACGCACGGCAACTGGATTCGGACGATCGGAAGGCGTGGCATCGAGCCTTGGAAGTGCGGCGTTCCCGGACGCTCGACGCTCCGGGTTGGCTATGGCGTAGCGTCGTGGAGTTGATGGCAACCCATGAAGCCGGCTACCTTGAGCATTGCCGGCGATACGCGCTTGGCTGA
- a CDS encoding response regulator transcription factor — protein sequence MSTLSDRSPRQILCIEDDAETATLIAEELTERGFRVSVAHNGQDGFAAVLRDPPDLVLCDVSMPVMDGFALLTRLRALAPRFADIPFVFLTALAQRDAELKGRRLGADDYVTKPVDFDILESILEARLARSGKILHRGLPHVVLSEREIETLSWSARGKTSAEIATILGLSKRTVDFHMDNARDKLGVATRVEAVVRAAREGLIDP from the coding sequence ATGTCCACGCTTTCCGACCGGTCTCCAAGGCAAATCCTGTGCATCGAGGACGATGCCGAAACCGCAACGCTGATTGCCGAGGAGCTCACGGAGCGCGGCTTTCGGGTGTCAGTTGCGCACAACGGCCAGGATGGCTTCGCGGCGGTCCTGCGCGACCCGCCCGACCTCGTGCTGTGCGATGTCAGCATGCCCGTCATGGACGGCTTCGCGCTGCTGACCCGCCTGCGTGCGCTGGCCCCCCGCTTCGCGGACATTCCCTTCGTGTTCCTGACGGCCCTGGCCCAGCGCGATGCCGAACTCAAGGGGCGGCGTCTGGGCGCTGACGACTACGTGACCAAGCCCGTCGATTTTGACATCCTTGAGAGCATTCTCGAAGCACGTTTGGCTCGCTCCGGAAAGATCCTGCATCGCGGCCTGCCACATGTTGTTTTGAGTGAACGGGAGATCGAAACGCTGTCGTGGTCGGCACGCGGGAAAACGTCGGCGGAGATCGCCACGATTCTCGGGCTGTCCAAGCGCACCGTCGATTTCCATATGGACAACGCCCGCGACAAGCTTGGGGTGGCTACACGCGTCGAAGCTGTGGTTCGAGCTGCCCGGGAAGGCCTGATCGATCCATGA
- a CDS encoding efflux transporter outer membrane subunit: protein MLPARRHSSRVFAPGARTAAALAAAGLVTACAVGPDFHPPAAPDTQGYAQAPLAAQTTSAPGVAGNAQQLVAGMDIPEQWWTLLRSEKLDRLIASAMRASPTVTAAQAALRQAQAQVRAQQGAFFPTLQGSYSPSRQRNAVNTLSPTLTSGDAVFNLHTAQLTVSYVPDVFGLNRRQVESLQALEDAQRFEVEATYLTLASNISLAAIQEASLRAQIDAQEHIVAVETRLFDTLQKQLALGYVSGLDVAAARTQLAQAEQALPGLRKQLALQRDLLSALAGRLPAEPFDQTFTFADFTLPGTLPVSLPSELVRQRPDVRAAEAQLHSATALVGVSIANMLPQLTITGAQGGAATVFSQMFATGNVFWSLAGNVAQTFFAGGTLIARKHAADAALDQAEAQYRGTVINAFQNVADTLHAIHNDADTLKAAQASEQAARTTLDITQKQLSSGFVNVLAVLNAEQAFQTSTQATAQAQAARYADTVALYQALGGGWWNRPAQADAPPATPAPLASRQAGAP from the coding sequence ATGCTCCCCGCCCGCCGGCATTCTTCCCGTGTTTTCGCGCCTGGCGCACGCACCGCTGCGGCATTGGCTGCCGCCGGACTGGTAACCGCCTGCGCAGTCGGGCCCGATTTCCACCCGCCGGCGGCACCCGATACGCAGGGCTATGCGCAGGCACCGCTGGCCGCCCAGACCACTTCGGCACCCGGTGTAGCGGGCAATGCACAGCAGCTGGTGGCGGGCATGGACATTCCCGAGCAGTGGTGGACGCTGCTGCGATCGGAAAAGCTCGACCGCCTCATCGCGTCGGCCATGCGCGCCAGCCCCACGGTCACCGCCGCCCAGGCCGCCTTGCGGCAGGCACAGGCACAGGTGCGCGCCCAGCAGGGTGCGTTCTTTCCGACGCTGCAGGGTTCGTACTCGCCCTCGCGCCAGCGCAACGCCGTCAATACGCTGTCACCCACGCTCACGTCGGGCGATGCCGTCTTCAACCTCCACACCGCGCAGCTCACGGTCAGCTACGTACCCGATGTGTTCGGGCTGAACCGCCGGCAGGTGGAATCGCTGCAGGCGCTCGAAGACGCCCAGCGCTTTGAGGTAGAGGCCACGTACCTGACGCTGGCCTCGAACATCAGCCTGGCGGCCATCCAGGAAGCATCGCTGCGCGCGCAGATCGACGCGCAGGAACATATCGTGGCCGTGGAAACCCGGCTTTTCGACACACTGCAGAAGCAATTGGCGCTCGGATACGTCAGCGGGCTCGACGTGGCTGCGGCGCGCACCCAGCTCGCCCAGGCCGAACAGGCCCTGCCCGGCCTGCGCAAGCAACTGGCCCTGCAGCGCGACCTGCTGTCCGCGCTCGCCGGCCGACTGCCGGCCGAGCCGTTCGACCAGACGTTCACGTTCGCGGATTTCACGCTGCCCGGAACGCTACCCGTTTCGCTGCCCTCAGAACTGGTGCGGCAACGCCCGGACGTGCGCGCGGCGGAGGCCCAGTTGCATTCGGCGACGGCGCTGGTGGGCGTGTCCATCGCCAACATGCTGCCGCAGCTCACGATCACCGGCGCGCAAGGCGGCGCCGCGACGGTGTTCAGCCAGATGTTCGCCACCGGCAATGTGTTCTGGAGCCTGGCCGGCAACGTCGCGCAGACCTTCTTCGCCGGGGGCACGCTGATTGCCCGCAAGCACGCAGCCGATGCCGCGCTGGACCAGGCCGAGGCCCAGTACCGTGGCACCGTCATCAACGCCTTCCAGAATGTGGCCGACACGCTGCACGCGATCCATAACGACGCCGATACGCTGAAAGCCGCGCAGGCGTCGGAACAGGCCGCCCGCACCACGCTGGACATCACGCAGAAGCAACTGTCGTCCGGATTCGTGAACGTGCTGGCCGTGCTCAACGCCGAACAGGCGTTCCAGACGTCCACGCAGGCCACGGCGCAGGCGCAGGCCGCGCGCTACGCCGATACCGTGGCGCTCTACCAGGCACTGGGCGGCGGCTGGTGGAACCGCCCGGCGCAGGCCGATGCCCCGCCTGCTACGCCTGCACCGCTGGCGTCGCGCCAGGCAGGCGCACCGTAA
- a CDS encoding NHL repeat-containing protein, with the protein MTNNFRITHLAAASILLTSLTLAGCGGDDNTNPVQSSPAASPATPAVPAASTFTIGGHVTGLAPSTTVVLQNNGVDALSVTSSGAFTFATAVGGTYNVTVATTPTGQTCTVANGSGTASANVTNVDVDCVNNPAPQAQVSTYAGSATGGFQDGTVATATFLSPGGMAFDAAGNMLVADTQNSAIRKITPAGVVTTVVGTNTVGDVDGPAASARFRYPSSVTVDAGGNLYIVDQGNHAIRMFDGTTVSTFAGSQTGTSGYVDGTGTAARFNSPIGATFDAGGNLFVAEFNNHMVRGITPAGVVSTLAGNLSAGSVDGTGTAAQFKAPAEIRLDSHGDFFVVDMVGNTIRKITAAGVVTTFAGSGVAGVVDGAGTAAQFNGPNGLAIDADDNLYVADRNGNTIRKITPAGVVTTIAGSATAGSANGSGSAAQFSNPRFLAIDSARNLYVTELNRNTIRKIVLP; encoded by the coding sequence ATGACCAACAACTTTCGCATTACTCATCTCGCGGCCGCATCGATTTTGCTGACCAGCCTTACTCTGGCCGGCTGCGGCGGTGACGACAACACCAACCCTGTGCAGTCCAGCCCAGCGGCCTCGCCAGCTACGCCGGCAGTCCCGGCGGCCAGCACCTTTACGATCGGTGGCCATGTCACCGGCCTGGCACCGAGCACTACCGTGGTGTTGCAGAACAATGGTGTGGATGCGCTGTCCGTGACCTCAAGCGGAGCTTTCACGTTTGCCACCGCCGTCGGCGGCACCTACAACGTGACGGTCGCCACGACGCCGACCGGCCAGACCTGCACGGTCGCCAATGGCAGTGGCACGGCATCGGCCAATGTCACCAATGTCGACGTCGACTGCGTCAACAACCCTGCGCCGCAAGCCCAGGTGTCGACGTACGCGGGCTCGGCCACAGGCGGTTTCCAGGACGGTACGGTCGCGACGGCCACGTTCCTGTCGCCGGGCGGCATGGCCTTCGACGCCGCCGGCAACATGCTGGTGGCCGATACCCAGAACAGCGCGATCCGGAAGATCACGCCGGCTGGCGTGGTCACCACCGTCGTGGGTACCAACACTGTTGGCGACGTCGACGGCCCAGCGGCATCGGCACGTTTCCGTTATCCGTCCAGCGTGACGGTCGATGCGGGCGGCAACCTGTACATCGTCGACCAGGGTAACCACGCCATCCGCATGTTCGATGGCACCACGGTCAGCACGTTTGCCGGCTCGCAGACCGGCACTTCCGGCTACGTAGACGGCACCGGTACGGCAGCGCGTTTCAACTCCCCGATTGGCGCCACGTTCGACGCTGGCGGCAATCTCTTCGTGGCGGAGTTCAACAACCACATGGTGCGCGGTATCACGCCGGCCGGGGTGGTGTCGACGCTGGCGGGCAACCTGTCGGCCGGCTCCGTGGACGGCACGGGGACTGCTGCGCAATTCAAGGCTCCGGCGGAGATCCGCCTGGATTCCCATGGCGATTTCTTCGTCGTGGACATGGTCGGCAACACGATCCGCAAGATCACGGCCGCAGGCGTGGTGACGACGTTTGCCGGTTCCGGCGTGGCTGGCGTTGTCGACGGCGCGGGAACGGCGGCCCAGTTCAACGGCCCCAACGGCCTGGCCATCGATGCGGATGACAACCTGTACGTGGCCGACCGCAACGGCAATACGATTCGCAAGATCACGCCGGCCGGCGTGGTGACCACCATTGCGGGCTCGGCCACCGCCGGTTCGGCCAATGGCAGCGGTTCGGCGGCACAGTTCAGCAACCCCCGATTCCTTGCGATCGACAGCGCCCGCAACCTTTACGTGACGGAACTGAACCGGAACACGATCCGCAAGATCGTCCTGCCGTAA
- a CDS encoding excinuclease ABC subunit A produces the protein MLYAEDFSPNTVEGACPECHGLGRIYDVTEQSMVPDDSLTIRERAVAAWPPAWHGQNLRDILVTLGYDVDTPWRDLPRKDRDWILFTEEQPTVPVYAGFTPREVRAALKRKLEPSYQGTFTGARRYVLQTFATTQSALMKKRVAQYMIGRDCPACHGKRLKKAALSVKFAGLDIGEFTHLPLARVAEIMRPIAQGDVQDLPDADGAVLSRKAARADTARRVAAGGSAHKAAPDVRRTPNLSEEKRLASQRIAEELIERLSTLIDLGLGYLSLDRSTPTLSSGELQRLRLATQISSQLFGVVYVLDEPSAGLHPADGEALLVALRRLKAAGNSLFVVEHDTQTMRQADWIVDVGPAAGEHGGRVLYSGPPNGLAGVAASRTAAYLFRPPETPQRAPREPAGWLRLAHVSRNNLHRVDAEIPLGCFTAVTGVSGSGKSSLISQALPELVNRHLGRTDDSDAEDERDPLFAVTDAPTEGRIADGMQSVSRLVRVDQKPIGRTPRSNLATYTGLFDHVRKLFAATPAARKRRYTAGRFSFNVAQGRCPTCEGEGFVSVELLFLPSVYAPCSACHGTRYRPQTLEITWHGRNIAEVLDLTVDAACEVFADEAPAMRALTALRDIGLGYLRLGQPATELSGGEAQRIKLATELQRAQRGDTLYVLDEPTNGLHPADVDRLLKQLQVLVDAGNTVVVVEHDMRVVAQADWVIDIGPGAGDQGGRIVASGPPALVAASAESATAAYLAAELGHT, from the coding sequence ATGCTGTATGCCGAGGATTTCTCGCCCAATACCGTGGAGGGCGCCTGCCCGGAATGTCATGGCCTTGGACGCATCTACGACGTCACCGAGCAGTCGATGGTGCCCGACGATTCGCTGACCATCCGCGAGCGCGCCGTGGCGGCATGGCCGCCGGCCTGGCACGGACAGAACCTGCGCGATATCCTCGTCACGCTTGGCTATGACGTCGATACACCATGGCGCGACCTGCCAAGGAAGGATCGCGACTGGATCCTGTTCACCGAAGAGCAGCCCACCGTGCCGGTCTACGCCGGCTTCACGCCCCGTGAGGTGCGCGCCGCGCTCAAGCGCAAGCTGGAACCGAGCTACCAGGGCACGTTTACCGGCGCACGGCGCTACGTCCTGCAGACCTTTGCCACCACGCAGAGCGCGCTGATGAAGAAGCGCGTGGCGCAATACATGATCGGGCGCGATTGCCCGGCGTGCCACGGCAAGCGGCTCAAGAAGGCCGCGCTGTCGGTGAAGTTCGCGGGCCTCGACATCGGCGAGTTCACGCACCTGCCGCTGGCTCGCGTGGCCGAGATCATGCGGCCCATCGCACAAGGCGACGTGCAGGACCTGCCCGATGCCGACGGCGCCGTACTGAGCCGCAAGGCGGCCCGTGCCGATACGGCACGACGCGTGGCGGCCGGCGGATCGGCCCACAAGGCCGCTCCAGACGTGCGGCGCACGCCGAACCTGTCCGAAGAGAAGCGGCTGGCCTCGCAGCGCATCGCCGAGGAGCTGATCGAGCGATTGTCCACGCTGATCGACCTGGGCCTGGGCTACCTGTCGCTCGATCGCAGCACGCCGACACTGTCATCGGGAGAACTGCAGCGATTGCGGCTGGCCACGCAGATCTCGTCACAACTGTTTGGCGTGGTCTATGTCCTCGACGAACCGTCGGCCGGGCTGCATCCCGCCGACGGCGAGGCGCTGCTTGTGGCATTGCGCCGGCTGAAGGCCGCCGGCAACTCGCTGTTTGTCGTGGAGCACGATACGCAGACCATGCGGCAGGCGGACTGGATCGTCGATGTGGGGCCCGCCGCCGGCGAGCATGGCGGCCGCGTGCTCTACAGCGGGCCGCCGAACGGCCTGGCCGGGGTCGCGGCATCGCGCACCGCGGCTTACCTGTTCCGGCCGCCGGAGACGCCGCAGCGCGCACCGCGCGAGCCGGCCGGCTGGCTCAGGCTCGCCCATGTCTCGCGCAATAACCTGCATCGCGTCGACGCCGAAATCCCGCTCGGTTGCTTCACGGCGGTAACCGGCGTTTCGGGTTCGGGCAAGTCGAGCCTGATCAGCCAGGCGCTGCCCGAGCTTGTCAACCGGCACCTGGGACGCACCGACGACAGCGATGCCGAGGACGAACGCGACCCGCTGTTCGCCGTGACCGATGCGCCGACGGAGGGCCGCATCGCGGATGGCATGCAATCCGTGAGCCGGCTGGTGCGCGTGGACCAGAAGCCGATTGGCCGCACGCCCCGTTCGAACCTGGCGACCTATACCGGTCTTTTCGACCACGTGCGCAAGCTGTTCGCCGCAACGCCCGCTGCGCGCAAGCGCCGTTACACGGCCGGACGATTCTCGTTCAACGTGGCCCAGGGCCGTTGCCCGACATGCGAGGGAGAAGGATTCGTCAGCGTGGAGCTGCTGTTCCTGCCAAGCGTCTACGCGCCGTGTTCGGCGTGCCACGGCACACGCTACCGGCCGCAGACGCTGGAAATCACCTGGCACGGGCGGAACATCGCGGAGGTACTGGACCTGACCGTCGACGCGGCCTGCGAGGTCTTTGCCGACGAGGCACCGGCGATGCGCGCACTGACGGCATTACGCGATATCGGGCTCGGTTATCTGCGGCTCGGACAGCCGGCCACGGAACTGTCGGGCGGCGAGGCCCAGCGCATCAAGCTGGCCACCGAGTTGCAGCGGGCGCAGCGCGGCGACACGCTGTACGTACTCGACGAGCCCACCAACGGCCTGCATCCCGCCGACGTGGATCGGCTGTTGAAGCAGTTGCAGGTGCTGGTCGACGCCGGGAACACGGTGGTCGTGGTCGAACACGACATGCGCGTGGTGGCGCAGGCGGACTGGGTCATCGACATCGGCCCCGGCGCAGGCGACCAGGGAGGCCGCATTGTGGCAAGCGGCCCCCCGGCCCTGGTTGCAGCGTCCGCCGAAAGCGCAACGGCGGCCTATCTGGCGGCGGAGCTGGGGCATACATGA
- a CDS encoding efflux RND transporter periplasmic adaptor subunit, whose translation MRIDAKSAIVGGGATAVVVVGLLLAFSAWTQPSPLYGPEKGFSGNNNAPAPKVAPLGTSVTLSPTQMGTVKVVAVQQAEFANRRETVGSIDFNQDRSVQVFSAYQGKVRNVFVRLGDDVKKGAPLYDIDSPDLVQAESTLISAAGTRKLTTRALERAHQLFDIQGIAQKDVDQATSDQQAAEAAYKAARDAVTIFGKSEAEMDRIIAQRRTDATLTVASPIAGRVTARNAQPGLLVQPGNGTAPVTVSDISTVWMQAFVPEADTPLLHVGQSVTVRAMALPDRTFTGTITTLGASIDTTTHRMQVRSEVKDPRHELRPGMITSFDIRTGDPSRSAAVAADGIVREGDGTMTVWVTRDQRRFERRVVTIGMTQDGLVQVLSGLAPNELVASEGAVFLSNAAALAAQ comes from the coding sequence ATGCGTATCGATGCAAAGTCCGCCATTGTCGGCGGCGGTGCCACCGCAGTGGTCGTGGTGGGGCTGTTGCTCGCATTCAGCGCGTGGACGCAGCCCAGCCCGCTCTATGGCCCGGAGAAGGGCTTCTCCGGCAACAATAACGCCCCCGCGCCGAAGGTGGCGCCGCTGGGTACGTCTGTCACACTGAGCCCGACGCAGATGGGCACGGTCAAGGTCGTGGCCGTGCAGCAGGCCGAGTTCGCCAACCGGCGCGAGACGGTGGGCAGCATCGACTTCAACCAGGACCGCTCGGTCCAGGTGTTCTCGGCGTACCAGGGCAAGGTGCGCAACGTCTTCGTCAGGCTGGGCGATGACGTGAAGAAGGGCGCGCCGCTGTACGATATCGACAGTCCGGACCTGGTGCAGGCCGAATCGACGCTGATCTCGGCAGCCGGCACGCGCAAGCTGACCACGCGCGCACTGGAGCGCGCACACCAGTTGTTCGACATCCAGGGCATCGCCCAGAAGGATGTCGACCAGGCCACGTCCGACCAGCAGGCGGCCGAAGCCGCCTACAAGGCCGCGCGCGATGCCGTGACGATCTTCGGCAAGAGCGAGGCCGAGATGGATCGCATCATCGCGCAGCGGCGCACCGACGCCACGCTGACCGTGGCGAGCCCGATTGCCGGCCGGGTCACTGCGCGCAATGCCCAGCCGGGCCTTCTGGTGCAGCCGGGCAATGGCACCGCCCCGGTGACGGTTTCCGATATCTCGACGGTCTGGATGCAGGCGTTCGTGCCGGAAGCCGACACGCCGCTGCTGCACGTCGGGCAGTCCGTGACCGTGCGAGCGATGGCGCTGCCCGATCGCACCTTCACGGGCACGATCACCACGCTGGGCGCCAGCATCGACACCACCACGCACCGCATGCAGGTGCGCTCCGAGGTGAAGGATCCCCGCCATGAACTGCGCCCGGGCATGATCACGTCGTTCGATATCCGCACCGGCGATCCGTCCCGCTCGGCGGCCGTCGCCGCGGACGGCATCGTGCGCGAGGGCGACGGCACCATGACCGTCTGGGTCACGCGCGACCAGCGCCGCTTCGAACGCCGCGTTGTCACCATCGGCATGACGCAGGACGGGCTGGTGCAGGTGCTGAGCGGGTTGGCGCCCAATGAACTGGTGGCCAGCGAAGGCGCCGTGTTCCTGAGCAACGCTGCGGCACTGGCCGCCCAGTAG